The sequence below is a genomic window from Nostoc flagelliforme CCNUN1.
ATTCCATGCGGCTTGAGACGAGTCGGTGCGTTCAAGTCGAAAGGCTAACCAATCATTATCAACAAATTTCCTTTGATCTTTACCAGGAACCATGACGAGGACTGGTTCTCCGTGGACATCCTCTAGTTCATAGCCATCCAGGTACAACACTAATTGTCGAGGATCAAATGAATTAGTGGCATTAGCCGTTGCATTTCTGGTCGCTGCTGATAATCCTTCAACTTTTATCCTGATGCGATCGCCCATTTTAACTTGGTTAAGACCATTGTCGGCAATGACTTGTTGAGTTTTCAGGCCAGGAGGCACTGAACATAGCTGAGACGATGGCAAATTTACAGAAGGGCCATCTGAACTATCTTGAGCAATTACTGCAAAATTGATAGAAACAATCAGCAGAAAAACCAACAGAAAAATAGCAGTCAATCTTTTAGCATTTCTATACATCACTCGGTATTCCACCAACATTAATTACTATGTCGGTAGTGTAACCATACTTGAGCCATTACGTATATTAAAAAACTTGTTTCTTAAGCAGCGTTTATTCTCTGTAAACCAGTGTAAATATTGAATCGTTCTCCGCGCAGGAATCCTATTAAGGTAATTCCGAATTCCTTGGCGACAGAAACCGCCAAACTACTGGGAGCGGAAACAGAACAGACAATGGGAACTCCAGCAGTTGTAGACTTTTGCAGAATCTCAAAACTAGAGCGTCCGCTCACTAAAACAATACAATTATTTAAAGGCAATTCATCACTGAACAAAGCTGTACCAATCAATTTATCCAAAGCATTGTGTCGTCCAACATCCTCATGCAGGTTTAACAGTTGTCCTTGAGCATTGAAGGTAGCCGCAGCGTGCAAACCCCCTGTAGCAGTGAAGATACCTTGAGCAGCCCGGAGCTTATCAGGTAGGCTGTAGATGATCTCAGGTGTTACAGTTGGGCCAGAAGAAATCACTGGACATCCCCGCAGACGCAAAGCCTCAAGGCTAGCTTTACCACACACCCCACAGGCGCTACTAGT
It includes:
- the fdhD gene encoding formate dehydrogenase accessory sulfurtransferase FdhD: MNTQTGSKSKAQVWVVENGKMRSRLDQLTTEEPLEIRLAPFQKTVAVTMRTPGADFELAAGFLYSEGVVNHREDIRRISYCVDELVDGEQRHNIVNVELRDGLIPDLQPLERHFYTSSACGVCGKASLEALRLRGCPVISSGPTVTPEIIYSLPDKLRAAQGIFTATGGLHAAATFNAQGQLLNLHEDVGRHNALDKLIGTALFSDELPLNNCIVLVSGRSSFEILQKSTTAGVPIVCSVSAPSSLAVSVAKEFGITLIGFLRGERFNIYTGLQRINAA